AAGTAAATGAAAAAATCATTATTTATTGTTTTATTTGTTTTATTTTTTGTACAAAATGCATTCTCAAAACCACTTGTTGTTACAAGTACCTATATTTTAAGTGCCCTTACAAAACAAATTGGTCAAAACAAAATAGATACACAATTTATTGTACCAGAAAACGCAAACCCTCACTTCTTTAATCCAACACCAAAAGATGTACAGGAATTATCCAAAGCAAATTTATTTATTGGCGTTGGTTATGGTTTTGAATTCTGGTTTAATAAAGTAAAAAACAATATAAAAGGTAATATTTTAATGCTTTCAGACTATTACACAAATCCTATTGGAAAAAAAGTATTAAAAGGACAAACAATCGCAAACCCTCATATTTGGCTTGATATGAATTTTGTTAAAAATACTGCAGTATTTGAAATCGCAAAACATTTATGCAAAATTGACTCAAAAGACTGTCAATTTTTTATGCAAAACGCCAAACATTTAAGTCAACAAATATCGCATATTCAGACAAATTATGAAAATCTATTTAAAAATAAAAATATATGCATTATTGAAGTAGACCCTGCATTTGATTATTTTCTTGAAAGCTTTGGTCAAAAACCATGCGCTAAAATGCTTGAAGAAGGCTCAGGCGAACTTTCAATAGGAAATTTTAAACTTTTAGAAAATTGCAAATGCAAAAAAGGCATTGTAATCTATGCTTTTAGATCAAAACAAGCTCAAGCAATAGCCAAGGAAAAACATTACAAACCAGTATACTTAAGCCCACTTGGAAACTCAAAAAACAATAATCAAGATAGCTACACAAAATTACTTAAGTACAATTTAGAAGAATTAAAACGTGCTATAAATGATTGAGTTTCAAAATGTCAGTTTGATTTACGATAAAAAACTGGTACTTGATAATATAAGTGCTATTATTAAAACTTCAGAATTTGTAAGCATAATTGGACCAAACGGAGCAGGCAAAACTTCTTTAATTAAAATTATGCTAGGGCTAATTAAGCCAACAAGTGGAAAAGTTTTGATTGAAGGAAAAGACCCTAAAGAGTATATTGCAAAAAACAAAGTATCATATTTACCTCAGCAAACAAGTATAAACTGGTCTATGCCTCTTAGGGTAATAGACATTATGCTTATAGAAAATTTCAAACCATTTAGTGTTTTTAAAAAACCAGATAAACATGTAGTTGAAAATGCAAGATTGATGCTTGATAGATTTGGGATTTTAGATATCGAAAACAAATATTTAAAAGAATTATCCGGTGGTCAAAAACAAAGAGTAGAATTAGGAAGGTGTCTGCTTAAAAAACCAAAAATTTTAGTTTTAGACGAACCCAACACGGCTCTTGATGCTGTATTCAATGAAAAAATGTATAACATTTTGGTTGAAGAAAAACAAAAAAATAATACAACTATAATTTTGGTTAGTCATGATATTGGTGCTGTTAGCAGGTTTGTGGATAGGATTATGTGCTTAAATGTAAAACTTCACTGTAGCGAAAAACCACAAAATATTGATTATTCTAAACTTATTTCTGTTTTGTATGGTTCTGATACAAATATTGTTGTACATTCTAATGGGTGTGAATCATGTCAATTTTACAAAACCAAATAATACTGGATGTTTTTATCAAATCGTTAATTGTAGGCATTAGTTTATCAATACTGCTATCAATTTTGAGTTATTTTATAGTTTTACAACGATTAAATTTTTTAGGTGTTGGCATATCACATTCTGTTTTTGGTGGGCTTGCCTTTAATTACCTTTTTGGTTTAACCACACTTTTTTTACCAGTCGGGTTTGCTACCCTAACTGCTTTACTTATAGGTATTTTGTATAGAAAGGGTTTAAGCAAAGACAGCGCTATAAATGTAATGTTCGTTTTTACAATGGCTTTGGGCGCTGTTGTGTTAAGCTTTTCTTCTGGTTATTCTGCCAATTTACTTGGCATGCTATTTGGCGATATACTTGCAATAAACACAAGCGATATAGTTTATTCCCTAATACTTCTGTCTATTGGGTTAATACTATTTAGTGTATTTTTTTCACA
The sequence above is drawn from the Desulfurella sp. genome and encodes:
- a CDS encoding metal ABC transporter permease, encoding MSILQNQIILDVFIKSLIVGISLSILLSILSYFIVLQRLNFLGVGISHSVFGGLAFNYLFGLTTLFLPVGFATLTALLIGILYRKGLSKDSAINVMFVFTMALGAVVLSFSSGYSANLLGMLFGDILAINTSDIVYSLILLSIGLILFSVFFSHMQLITFNEELARINGINVDVFYSLFLVFLGIVIVLSVKLIGIILVNAFLVLPALSGMNMARSYKSVLLWSILFSIISCISAIFISYYLNTPSGATIVITFFILWLFSSIFNKITRRL
- a CDS encoding metal ABC transporter ATP-binding protein, which encodes MIEFQNVSLIYDKKLVLDNISAIIKTSEFVSIIGPNGAGKTSLIKIMLGLIKPTSGKVLIEGKDPKEYIAKNKVSYLPQQTSINWSMPLRVIDIMLIENFKPFSVFKKPDKHVVENARLMLDRFGILDIENKYLKELSGGQKQRVELGRCLLKKPKILVLDEPNTALDAVFNEKMYNILVEEKQKNNTTIILVSHDIGAVSRFVDRIMCLNVKLHCSEKPQNIDYSKLISVLYGSDTNIVVHSNGCESCQFYKTK
- a CDS encoding metal ABC transporter substrate-binding protein, with translation MKKSLFIVLFVLFFVQNAFSKPLVVTSTYILSALTKQIGQNKIDTQFIVPENANPHFFNPTPKDVQELSKANLFIGVGYGFEFWFNKVKNNIKGNILMLSDYYTNPIGKKVLKGQTIANPHIWLDMNFVKNTAVFEIAKHLCKIDSKDCQFFMQNAKHLSQQISHIQTNYENLFKNKNICIIEVDPAFDYFLESFGQKPCAKMLEEGSGELSIGNFKLLENCKCKKGIVIYAFRSKQAQAIAKEKHYKPVYLSPLGNSKNNNQDSYTKLLKYNLEELKRAIND